The following coding sequences lie in one Arachis hypogaea cultivar Tifrunner chromosome 9, arahy.Tifrunner.gnm2.J5K5, whole genome shotgun sequence genomic window:
- the LOC112709168 gene encoding uncharacterized protein, whose protein sequence is MSPYQLVYGKACHLPLEQEQKALWALKLLNFDSKDAGERRLLQLQELEEFRFQAYQNAKIYKENAKERHDIKLAPRSFKEGQRVFLYKSKLKLFPGKLKSRWSGPFLVTKVSPYGHIEIMEEKSQETFTVNGQRLKHYLGDMSERPKMKYKLN, encoded by the coding sequence atgtccccatatcaattAGTTTATGGGAaggcttgccatttgccacttgAGCAGGAACAAAAAGCTTTGTGGGCTCTCAAGTTATTAAACTTTGACAGCAAGGATGCTGGTGAAAGAAGGCTTTTACAACTGCAAGAACTAGAAGAGTTCAGATTCCAGGCCTatcaaaatgcaaaaatttacaaggaaaatgCAAAAGAAAGACATGACATCAAGCTGGCACCAAGAAGCTTTAAAGAGGGACAGAGAGTGTTCCTCTATAAATCCAAGCTAAAGCTATTTCCTGGAAAGCTAAagtcaaggtggtcaggaccttTTCTTGTCACCAAGGTTTCCCCTTATGGACATATAGAAATTATGGAGGAGAAATCACAGGAAACCTTCACTGTAAATGGACAAAGGCTCAAGCACTATCTGGGTGATATGAGTGAAAGGCCCAAGATGAAGTACAAACTCAACTGA